From the genome of Novosphingobium sp. TH158, one region includes:
- a CDS encoding class V aminotransferase, whose protein sequence is MSWKHLFSRALAADPQRLHFAAHSHHLWPDASWLGHLEAWEDAAGLADRKWEKVFGEVIPEAQGHIARELGLPDPATLAFAPNTHDLLVRIVSALPMERPRVLASDGEFHSFRRQSLRWAEAGRIALETVPLHALAERAARGEFDLLFASQVQFNSGEPLTSVEALAALARPEGPWVVIDGYHGFMAKPTDLSACSDRLFYLGGGYKYAMAGEGACFLHAPPGFGPRPEVTGWFAAFDSLAARQGGIGYAPDGRRFLGSTFDPSGLYRFNAVQRMLLAEGLDTARISAHCGALMDQFRASGALPDMALIDPPAPRFLAYKGKGAAHWQQHLASKGIVIDRRDEVLRIGFGLYQDAEDVERLARACR, encoded by the coding sequence GTGAGCTGGAAGCACCTGTTCAGCCGCGCGCTGGCGGCCGATCCGCAGCGGCTCCACTTCGCCGCGCACAGCCATCACCTCTGGCCGGATGCGAGCTGGCTCGGCCATCTGGAAGCATGGGAAGATGCCGCCGGGCTGGCGGATCGCAAGTGGGAAAAGGTATTCGGCGAGGTAATTCCCGAAGCCCAGGGCCACATCGCGCGCGAGCTTGGCCTGCCCGATCCGGCAACCTTGGCCTTTGCACCCAACACGCATGACCTGCTGGTCCGCATCGTCTCAGCCCTGCCGATGGAGCGCCCCCGCGTTCTGGCGAGTGATGGCGAATTCCACTCGTTCCGTCGTCAGTCCCTGCGCTGGGCGGAAGCCGGGCGGATCGCGCTGGAAACGGTCCCGCTGCATGCCCTGGCCGAGCGCGCCGCGAGGGGCGAATTCGACCTGCTGTTCGCCAGCCAGGTGCAGTTCAACAGCGGAGAGCCGCTCACCTCGGTTGAAGCACTCGCCGCCCTCGCCCGGCCCGAAGGGCCATGGGTGGTGATCGATGGCTACCACGGCTTCATGGCAAAGCCGACGGACCTTTCCGCCTGTTCGGACCGCCTGTTTTACCTTGGCGGTGGCTACAAGTACGCGATGGCCGGCGAAGGGGCATGTTTCCTTCACGCCCCTCCGGGCTTTGGCCCTCGGCCCGAAGTCACCGGCTGGTTCGCCGCCTTCGACAGCCTTGCAGCGCGGCAGGGCGGCATCGGCTATGCACCGGACGGACGGCGCTTCCTGGGCAGCACGTTCGATCCGTCGGGGCTCTACCGCTTCAACGCGGTGCAGCGGATGCTGCTGGCAGAAGGGCTCGATACAGCGCGGATTTCCGCCCACTGCGGCGCGCTGATGGACCAGTTCCGCGCGTCGGGCGCACTGCCGGACATGGCCCTGATCGATCCGCCCGCCCCCCGCTTCCTTGCCTACAAGGGTAAAGGTGCTGCCCACTGGCAGCAGCACCTTGCGAGCAAGGGCATCGTGATCGACCGGCGCGACGAAGTGCTGCGGATCGGCTTCGGGCTTTACCAGGATGCGGAAGATGTAGAGCGGCTGGCCCGCGCCTGCCGCTGA
- the queF gene encoding preQ(1) synthase produces the protein MNDTPLAPLHLGQTSALPASPEEAVLDYVPNPRPGSLYLARFAAPEFTSLCPVTGQPDFAHLVIDYAPGETIVESKSLKLFLGSFRNHAGFHEDVTVGIGQRLFDEMKPRWLRIGGYWYPRGGIPIDVFWQSGAPPEGLWVPDQGVPGYRGRG, from the coding sequence ATGAACGACACACCCCTTGCCCCGTTGCACCTTGGCCAGACAAGCGCGCTGCCCGCCTCTCCCGAAGAGGCCGTGCTGGATTATGTTCCCAATCCGCGTCCCGGCAGCCTTTACCTTGCGCGTTTCGCGGCGCCCGAATTCACCTCGCTTTGCCCTGTCACCGGCCAGCCCGATTTCGCCCATCTGGTGATCGACTATGCCCCGGGCGAAACGATCGTCGAATCGAAAAGCCTGAAGCTGTTCCTCGGTTCGTTCCGTAACCATGCCGGCTTCCACGAGGATGTCACCGTGGGCATCGGTCAGCGCCTGTTCGACGAGATGAAGCCGCGCTGGCTGCGAATCGGCGGCTACTGGTATCCGCGCGGCGGCATCCCGATCGACGTCTTCTGGCAGAGCGGGGCACCCCCGGAAGGCTTGTGGGTGCCGGATCAGGGCGTTCCCGGCTATCGCGGTCGCGGCTGA
- a CDS encoding sulfurtransferase, with amino-acid sequence MDSLVTTEWLANEMGASDLRIVDATKHLPEAGRDARAEYLAEHIPGAVFMDLGDLVDSNAPIENTLPPAAKFASRMQALGLGDGSRIVIYDDSAVKTSARAWFMLRLFGAQNIALLDGGIAKWKAEGRPLASGEEKLRQRHYTTWCDDAQLRSKAQVLDNISTKAEQLVDARGKPRFTGAEPEARPGLASGHIPCSLNVPFGTLFNPDGTWKDKAGITEAFTSAGVDLSRPVITSCGSGVTACCLAFGLHLIGKDDVALYDGSWTEWGADPQTPKSSGEASVS; translated from the coding sequence ATGGACAGTCTTGTGACGACCGAGTGGCTTGCCAACGAAATGGGGGCGAGCGACCTGAGGATCGTCGATGCAACCAAGCACCTGCCCGAAGCGGGGCGAGATGCGCGGGCCGAATACCTGGCCGAACATATTCCCGGCGCGGTCTTCATGGACCTTGGCGATCTGGTCGATAGCAACGCGCCGATCGAAAACACCCTGCCCCCGGCGGCCAAGTTCGCCAGCCGGATGCAGGCACTGGGGCTGGGCGATGGCAGCCGCATCGTGATTTACGATGACAGCGCGGTGAAGACCTCTGCCCGGGCCTGGTTCATGCTGCGCCTTTTCGGCGCGCAGAACATCGCCCTGCTCGATGGCGGCATCGCCAAGTGGAAGGCAGAAGGCCGGCCGCTTGCCTCGGGCGAGGAAAAGCTGCGCCAGCGCCATTACACCACCTGGTGCGACGATGCCCAGCTGCGCAGCAAGGCGCAGGTGCTCGACAATATCTCCACCAAGGCCGAACAACTGGTCGATGCGCGCGGCAAGCCCCGCTTCACCGGCGCCGAACCGGAAGCGCGACCGGGTCTGGCGAGCGGCCACATCCCCTGCTCGCTCAACGTTCCTTTTGGCACCTTGTTCAACCCCGACGGGACCTGGAAGGACAAGGCCGGGATTACCGAAGCCTTCACCAGCGCCGGGGTCGACCTGTCGCGACCGGTGATCACCAGTTGCGGCAGCGGGGTAACGGCCTGCTGCCTCGCCTTCGGCCTGCACCTTATCGGCAAGGACGACGTGGCACTGTACGACGGGTCGTGGACCGAATGGGGCGCTGACCCGCAAACGCCCAAATCCAGCGGAGAGGCATCGGTTTCCTGA
- the metC gene encoding cystathionine beta-lyase: protein MADDSKSGNCTRLAHAGRRPEWTGIEGHPSAVVNPPIWRGSTHLYPDTKALKAATSCNEDGRFFYGRRGSPTQWALADALTGLEPGAAGTMLYPSGVAALAGALLAVLRPGDVLLMTDHAYEPTRALASSLLKDMGVETRWFDPLDPAALEAACCERTRALLLESPGSLSMEMQDIPAACAFARSRGIVTIMDNTWASPLGFAAHSHGVDISVMSLTKHVGGHSDLMMGSASAGKEWYPKLRRMAQLTGQVVSPDDAALALRGLRTMALRLERTAATALELARWLENRSEVARVFCPMLPGSPGHDIWQRDFSGSCGLIGFAFRGGTAEARSAFIDALSLFGIGYSWGGFESLVTPADPGAIRTASPWPPAGMDAADRFAVRLAIGLEDAADLIADLSRGFAAWSAA from the coding sequence ATGGCGGACGACAGCAAGAGCGGAAACTGCACCCGCCTCGCCCATGCCGGGCGCCGACCGGAATGGACCGGGATCGAAGGTCATCCCTCTGCCGTAGTCAATCCGCCGATCTGGCGCGGTTCGACCCATCTCTACCCCGATACCAAGGCTCTGAAGGCGGCAACCTCGTGCAACGAAGATGGCCGGTTCTTCTACGGCCGCCGCGGATCGCCCACCCAATGGGCCCTCGCCGATGCGCTGACCGGGCTGGAGCCGGGCGCGGCCGGAACCATGCTCTACCCCTCGGGCGTGGCGGCTCTGGCCGGTGCCCTGCTTGCCGTATTGCGGCCGGGCGACGTTCTGCTGATGACCGATCATGCCTATGAGCCGACGCGGGCGCTCGCGTCGTCGCTGCTCAAGGACATGGGCGTGGAAACCCGCTGGTTCGATCCGCTCGATCCCGCCGCGCTGGAAGCCGCCTGCTGCGAACGGACCCGCGCCCTGCTGCTGGAATCGCCCGGCAGCCTGTCCATGGAAATGCAGGACATTCCCGCCGCCTGCGCCTTTGCCCGGTCGCGCGGGATCGTCACGATCATGGACAACACCTGGGCCAGTCCGCTTGGCTTTGCCGCCCATTCGCATGGTGTCGACATTTCGGTCATGAGCCTGACCAAGCACGTCGGCGGCCATTCCGACCTGATGATGGGCAGCGCCAGCGCGGGCAAGGAATGGTATCCGAAGCTTCGCCGCATGGCCCAGCTGACGGGACAGGTCGTCTCGCCTGACGATGCGGCGCTGGCCCTGCGCGGCCTGAGGACCATGGCGCTCCGGCTCGAACGAACCGCGGCGACAGCGCTGGAGCTTGCCCGCTGGCTGGAAAACCGCAGCGAGGTTGCGCGGGTCTTCTGCCCGATGCTGCCTGGGTCGCCCGGCCACGACATCTGGCAGCGCGACTTTTCCGGCAGCTGCGGCCTGATCGGCTTTGCTTTCCGCGGCGGCACGGCAGAAGCACGCAGCGCCTTCATCGATGCGCTCTCGCTTTTCGGCATCGGCTATTCCTGGGGCGGTTTCGAAAGCCTGGTCACACCGGCCGATCCCGGCGCAATCCGCACCGCCTCGCCTTGGCCGCCTGCCGGCATGGATGCGGCAGACCGCTTCGCCGTGCGCCTGGCCATCGGGCTTGAGGACGCGGCTGACCTGATTGCCGACCTGTCGCGCGGTTTCGCGGCGTGGAGCGCGGCATGA
- a CDS encoding mechanosensitive ion channel family protein, with protein sequence MNLRQQITEIVRQLDMIGFDVGDYRVSVYRALLMLAVTFAVIVAGRLSAMVVRRFFRRLHRLDAAQQLLGEKIVTIIVWIALAMIGVDFLGISLTALTVFSGALGLAVGFGLQKTFGNLISGIILLMDRSIKPGDVIAVGTGADKTVGQVNRIGIRAVSVITRDKIEYLIPNELLMTSQVENWSFSSRDVRVKVPVGVAYGSDLSLVEKILLEAARNLPRVLDVRPPQVWLHAFGTNAIEFEVQMWIDDPEEGLGNLRSDLLKAVYLEFAAHGIEVPYAQHDVHIRHWPKELEKKKSRVQPGSTGEAGESST encoded by the coding sequence ATGAACCTGCGCCAGCAGATCACCGAGATTGTCCGCCAGCTCGACATGATCGGCTTCGATGTCGGCGATTACCGCGTCTCGGTCTATCGCGCGCTGCTGATGCTGGCCGTTACCTTCGCGGTCATCGTTGCGGGGCGGCTTTCGGCCATGGTGGTGCGCCGGTTCTTCCGCCGCCTCCACCGGCTCGATGCGGCGCAGCAGCTTCTGGGCGAAAAGATCGTCACGATCATCGTGTGGATTGCACTCGCGATGATCGGCGTCGATTTCCTGGGCATCAGCCTTACCGCGCTCACCGTGTTCTCCGGCGCGCTTGGCCTTGCTGTGGGCTTTGGCCTGCAAAAGACGTTCGGCAACCTGATTTCCGGCATCATCCTGCTGATGGACCGCTCGATCAAACCGGGTGACGTGATCGCGGTTGGCACCGGGGCGGACAAGACGGTGGGACAGGTCAACCGCATCGGCATCCGCGCCGTTTCGGTCATCACGCGCGACAAGATCGAATACCTGATCCCGAACGAACTGCTGATGACCAGCCAGGTCGAAAACTGGTCGTTTTCCTCGCGCGATGTGCGGGTGAAGGTGCCGGTCGGCGTTGCCTATGGCAGCGATCTTTCGCTCGTCGAAAAGATCCTGCTCGAAGCCGCGCGCAACCTGCCGCGGGTTCTCGATGTGCGCCCGCCGCAGGTGTGGCTCCATGCCTTCGGGACCAATGCCATCGAGTTCGAGGTCCAGATGTGGATCGACGACCCCGAAGAAGGCCTTGGCAACCTGCGCTCTGACCTGCTGAAGGCGGTCTACCTGGAATTCGCCGCGCACGGCATCGAAGTGCCTTATGCCCAGCACGATGTGCACATCCGCCACTGGCCCAAGGAACTGGAAAAAAAGAAGTCCCGTGTCCAGCCGGGCTCCACGGGCGAAGCCGGCGAAAGTTCAACTTAG
- the cobA gene encoding uroporphyrinogen-III C-methyltransferase — protein MIHPVPPVGTVFLVGAGPGDPDLLTLRAARLIMQAGLIVHDGLVDPAILALARPTAQLVSVAKSRSRHTMPQDEINALLVREALAGKDVVRLKGGDPFVFGRGGEEAEACHAAGVPVQVVPGISAALGAAAAAQIPLTHRDHASIVSFVAGQCKGLSDQDWSGLAGKGRTLVIYMGLATAEAISEKLMADGLAPEVPVAVIERATRPDMRVLRSSLAGLSALVADKKVKSPALIVIGEVAGESELELRALALEVAK, from the coding sequence ATGATTCACCCTGTCCCTCCTGTCGGCACGGTTTTCCTTGTCGGCGCCGGCCCCGGCGATCCCGACCTGCTGACCCTGCGCGCCGCGCGGCTGATCATGCAGGCAGGGCTGATCGTCCATGACGGACTGGTCGATCCCGCAATCCTGGCGCTCGCCCGTCCCACGGCGCAGCTGGTCTCGGTCGCCAAGAGCCGCTCGCGCCACACCATGCCGCAGGATGAGATCAACGCCCTGCTGGTGCGCGAGGCTCTGGCAGGCAAGGATGTCGTGCGGCTCAAGGGCGGCGATCCCTTCGTCTTCGGGCGCGGCGGCGAAGAGGCAGAAGCCTGCCATGCCGCAGGCGTGCCCGTGCAGGTCGTCCCCGGCATTTCGGCCGCTCTGGGCGCTGCCGCTGCCGCACAGATCCCCCTCACCCACCGCGACCATGCCTCGATCGTCAGCTTCGTTGCCGGCCAGTGCAAGGGCCTTTCGGACCAGGACTGGTCGGGCCTCGCCGGCAAGGGCCGCACGCTGGTGATCTACATGGGCCTCGCCACGGCAGAGGCTATTTCGGAAAAGCTGATGGCCGATGGCCTCGCCCCGGAAGTGCCGGTCGCCGTAATCGAGCGCGCCACCCGGCCGGACATGCGCGTGCTGCGCAGCTCGCTGGCCGGCCTTTCGGCGCTGGTGGCTGACAAGAAGGTCAAGAGCCCTGCGCTGATCGTCATTGGCGAGGTCGCAGGCGAAAGTGAACTGGAATTGCGCGCTCTCGCGCTGGAGGTAGCCAAGTGA
- a CDS encoding DUF2849 domain-containing protein: MKILTGNDLKSGAVTWWDGQGWSLHVADAVDVGEHGDEIAARENAARRVVAPYVIDGEHGPEGVRPAHIKDRIRALGPTVRLDLSLKPADPAAGNWVI; this comes from the coding sequence GTGAAGATCCTGACAGGCAATGACCTGAAAAGCGGCGCAGTGACATGGTGGGATGGCCAGGGCTGGTCGCTCCACGTTGCCGATGCCGTCGACGTCGGCGAGCATGGTGACGAAATCGCCGCGCGCGAGAACGCCGCCCGCCGCGTCGTCGCCCCCTACGTCATCGATGGCGAGCACGGCCCCGAAGGCGTGCGCCCTGCCCACATCAAGGACCGCATCCGTGCGCTCGGCCCGACCGTGCGCCTCGACCTTTCCCTCAAGCCCGCCGACCCTGCCGCCGGCAACTGGGTGATCTGA
- a CDS encoding nitrite/sulfite reductase encodes MYKYDQYDQALVDARVADFRDQVRRRLDGSMSEEQFRPLRLMNGLYLQLHAYMLRVAVPYGTLSSAQMRMLGDIADKYDRGYGHFTTRQNIQYNWIKLEDAPDILADLASVEMHAIQTSGNCIRNTTSDQYAGAAADEIIDPRPYAELIRQWSTFHPEFSYLPRKFKMAVIASDIDRAAMKLHDIGIQIVRNEAGELGAAFYVGGGMGRTPMIAPCINPFVPINQMITYSEACLRVYNRHGRRDNKYKARIKILVHELGKEEYTRQVEEEFKHLLTLNIEPPAGELERIKAQFVDPAFEAGASDSLDLSDPDFALWVQNNCVSHKQPGYIAATISLKPVGGIPGDATSDQIRLMADLAKEYSFDELRVTHAQNIVLPHVRKADLYTLWQKLDEAGLGTANLDLVGDIIACPGLDYCSLANARSIPVAQKISERLAAKQQQIGELKLKISGCINACGHHHAGHIGILGVDRKGVENYQLLLGGCEGADTSLGQITGPGFDENGIVQAVEKATEFYLTNKQGEERFLDTYRRIGMAPFKEAIYG; translated from the coding sequence ATGTACAAGTACGACCAATACGACCAGGCCCTCGTCGACGCGCGCGTCGCCGATTTCCGCGATCAGGTGCGCCGCCGCCTCGACGGTTCGATGAGCGAGGAGCAGTTCCGCCCCCTGCGCCTGATGAACGGCCTTTACCTGCAGCTGCATGCCTACATGCTGCGCGTTGCCGTGCCCTATGGCACGCTGAGCAGCGCGCAAATGCGGATGCTGGGCGACATCGCCGACAAGTACGACCGCGGCTATGGCCACTTCACCACCCGCCAGAACATCCAGTACAACTGGATCAAGCTGGAAGACGCGCCGGATATCCTGGCCGATCTTGCTTCGGTGGAAATGCACGCCATCCAGACGAGCGGCAACTGCATCCGCAACACCACGTCCGACCAGTACGCCGGTGCCGCCGCCGATGAAATCATCGATCCGCGCCCCTATGCCGAGCTGATCCGCCAGTGGTCCACCTTCCACCCGGAATTCAGCTACCTGCCGCGCAAGTTCAAGATGGCGGTGATCGCCTCGGATATCGACCGCGCGGCGATGAAGCTGCACGACATCGGCATCCAGATCGTTCGCAACGAGGCGGGCGAGCTTGGCGCCGCGTTCTATGTTGGCGGTGGCATGGGCCGCACGCCGATGATCGCGCCCTGCATCAATCCGTTCGTGCCGATCAACCAGATGATCACCTATTCGGAGGCCTGCCTGCGCGTTTACAACCGCCACGGCCGCCGGGACAACAAGTACAAGGCGCGTATCAAGATCCTCGTCCATGAACTTGGAAAGGAAGAATATACCCGCCAGGTCGAGGAGGAGTTCAAGCATCTCCTCACCCTGAACATCGAGCCGCCGGCCGGCGAGCTGGAGCGGATCAAGGCGCAGTTCGTCGATCCGGCATTCGAAGCCGGCGCGAGCGACAGCCTTGACCTGTCGGACCCCGATTTCGCCCTGTGGGTGCAGAACAACTGCGTGTCCCACAAGCAGCCGGGCTACATCGCCGCGACCATCAGCCTGAAGCCCGTCGGCGGCATTCCGGGCGATGCGACCAGCGACCAGATCCGCCTGATGGCCGATCTCGCCAAGGAATATTCCTTCGACGAACTGCGCGTCACCCACGCCCAGAACATCGTCCTGCCGCATGTCCGCAAGGCCGATCTCTACACGCTTTGGCAGAAGCTGGACGAAGCCGGCCTCGGCACCGCGAACCTTGACCTGGTTGGCGATATCATCGCCTGCCCGGGGCTGGACTATTGCAGCCTTGCCAATGCCCGCTCGATCCCGGTGGCGCAGAAGATTTCCGAACGCCTTGCCGCAAAGCAGCAGCAGATCGGCGAGCTGAAGCTCAAGATTTCGGGCTGCATCAATGCCTGCGGCCACCACCACGCCGGCCACATCGGCATCCTCGGCGTCGACCGCAAGGGCGTCGAGAATTACCAGCTCCTGCTTGGTGGCTGCGAAGGCGCGGACACCTCGCTCGGCCAGATCACCGGCCCTGGATTCGATGAGAATGGCATTGTCCAGGCCGTTGAAAAGGCAACTGAATTCTATCTGACCAACAAGCAGGGCGAGGAACGCTTCCTCGATACCTACCGCCGCATCGGCATGGCTCCGTTCAAGGAGGCGATCTATGGTTGA
- a CDS encoding DUF934 domain-containing protein has product MVETQFRFRTDEPVADPGVTVDAFGEQTNAAAVRLEPGDDARDLLPYLDRIRLVEVNFPAYTDGRGYSAARILREAGYQGELRAVGDVLVDQLAYMRRCGFDSFAPEHPLNQADAEAAMARYAEVYQPTVDGRSPVWAKRHG; this is encoded by the coding sequence ATGGTTGAGACGCAATTCCGCTTCCGCACTGACGAGCCTGTTGCCGATCCCGGCGTGACCGTCGATGCCTTTGGCGAGCAGACCAATGCCGCGGCCGTCCGGCTTGAACCGGGCGACGATGCGCGCGACCTGCTGCCCTACCTTGACCGCATCAGGCTCGTGGAAGTGAACTTCCCCGCCTACACCGATGGCCGCGGCTATTCGGCGGCCCGCATCCTGCGCGAAGCAGGCTATCAGGGTGAACTGCGCGCCGTTGGCGACGTGCTGGTGGACCAGCTCGCCTATATGCGTCGCTGCGGGTTCGACAGCTTCGCACCGGAACATCCGCTCAACCAGGCCGACGCCGAAGCCGCAATGGCGCGCTATGCCGAGGTTTATCAGCCGACCGTCGATGGCCGGTCGCCCGTCTGGGCCAAGAGGCATGGCTGA